A genomic region of Mitsuaria sp. 7 contains the following coding sequences:
- a CDS encoding LLM class flavin-dependent oxidoreductase has product MPIEFVGGLFPRNQLAQRASNASPRLDLTYLRDLARAHEHAGFDRVLIANGGGDPLYLAAFAASHTDKLGFMIAHRPGLVPPTVAARAFATLDQTTGGRIRLHTITGHAPEPGHGERLYDKSERYERAGEYLDIVRRVWTEDKPFDYQGRFYQLEGAFSPVKPIQQPYVPISLGGSSEGAYRVAVEHTDLYALWAESLEDTAARIRKLREIAAEANKPAPRVSLSVRLIIGPTEELAWQKAREIEAALKAGTAARGRIETNGLSGGAERQLALAAKGEVHDKALFLGTSTAIGGGTDSTSLVGTPDTIIESLLAYYDIGVTTFLNRGYDPLPDAIDYGRYIIPAVREEVARREQTAQRKAA; this is encoded by the coding sequence ATGCCCATCGAATTCGTCGGCGGCCTCTTTCCGCGCAACCAACTCGCCCAGCGCGCATCCAACGCCTCGCCGCGCCTGGACCTGACCTACCTGCGCGACCTCGCCCGCGCGCACGAGCACGCCGGTTTCGACCGCGTGCTGATCGCCAACGGCGGCGGCGACCCGCTGTACCTCGCGGCCTTTGCGGCGTCGCACACCGACAAGCTCGGCTTCATGATCGCGCACCGTCCCGGCCTGGTGCCGCCGACAGTCGCCGCACGCGCCTTCGCGACGCTGGACCAGACGACCGGCGGCCGCATCCGCCTGCACACGATCACCGGCCACGCGCCGGAGCCGGGTCATGGCGAACGGCTCTACGACAAGTCCGAGCGCTACGAGCGCGCCGGCGAGTACCTGGACATCGTCCGCCGCGTGTGGACCGAGGACAAGCCGTTCGACTACCAGGGCCGCTTCTATCAGCTCGAAGGTGCGTTCTCGCCGGTGAAGCCGATCCAGCAGCCGTATGTGCCGATCTCGCTGGGCGGCTCATCGGAAGGCGCGTACCGCGTCGCGGTGGAGCACACCGACCTCTACGCGCTGTGGGCTGAGAGTCTGGAAGACACCGCCGCGCGCATCCGCAAGCTGCGCGAGATCGCGGCCGAGGCCAACAAGCCCGCGCCGCGCGTGAGCCTGTCAGTGCGCCTGATCATCGGACCGACCGAAGAGCTGGCCTGGCAGAAGGCGCGTGAGATCGAGGCGGCGCTGAAGGCCGGCACCGCAGCGCGCGGCCGCATCGAGACGAACGGTCTGAGCGGCGGCGCCGAGCGCCAGCTCGCGTTGGCGGCGAAGGGCGAGGTGCATGACAAGGCCTTGTTCCTCGGCACGTCGACGGCGATCGGCGGTGGTACGGACAGCACGTCGCTGGTGGGCACGCCCGACACGATCATCGAGTCGCTGCTCGCGTACTACGACATCGGCGTCACGACCTTCCTGAACCGGGGCTACGACCCGTTGCCCGATGCCATCGACTATGGGCGCTACATCATCCCCGCCGTGCGCGAGGAAGTGGCGCGTCGGGAACAGACCGCGCAACGCAAGGCGGCTTGA
- a CDS encoding LLM class flavin-dependent oxidoreductase: MGIKILWYISSPDGPVPWERAHSWQNDPAQLVAQARNIDRLGFYGALLATDQHESLSLTGLLVAHTERMRFLTAQHPGLITPAKLAQMALTVDRFSKGRLLFNVVNGNDAGLKSMGMPIPHDERYAYSYEFWDAFQQLYAGSNDGYQGKYIQIAPRAVVPLRNPLPPTQTPTMPLWGAGTSEPGVEHSAKLLDWYLSFADAPPRLGDKFRRVGARAAAHGRKLRFGTRLQIIVRDTEEEAWAHAQWILDQTSHETAVRLASRHLGPKGLDEEVVSDDPLVHRRIAALRAGKLPALRDLEVYPNVWVGPSPFGFDILHPWAGTWIVGSTEQVAERLKEFHAQGTEAFILSGWPLVPEAQRIARTLLPLLDLEHGFDVPAFDENDPVHAELATTVPPYATHTGASKKDAA; this comes from the coding sequence ATGGGCATCAAGATTCTTTGGTACATCAGCAGCCCCGACGGTCCGGTGCCGTGGGAACGCGCGCATTCATGGCAGAACGATCCGGCGCAGCTCGTCGCGCAGGCGCGCAACATCGACCGGCTCGGTTTCTACGGCGCGCTGCTGGCCACCGACCAGCACGAATCGCTGAGCCTGACCGGCCTGCTGGTCGCGCACACGGAGCGCATGCGCTTCCTGACGGCGCAACATCCGGGCCTGATCACGCCGGCCAAGCTCGCGCAGATGGCGCTGACGGTGGACCGTTTCAGCAAGGGGCGGCTGCTGTTCAACGTCGTGAACGGGAACGATGCGGGGCTCAAGAGCATGGGGATGCCCATCCCGCACGACGAGCGCTATGCCTACAGCTACGAGTTCTGGGACGCGTTCCAGCAGCTGTACGCGGGCTCCAACGACGGCTACCAGGGCAAGTACATCCAGATCGCGCCGCGCGCGGTGGTGCCGCTGCGCAACCCGCTGCCGCCGACGCAGACGCCCACGATGCCGCTGTGGGGCGCGGGGACGTCGGAGCCCGGGGTCGAGCATTCGGCGAAGTTGCTGGACTGGTACCTGAGCTTCGCGGATGCGCCGCCGCGGCTGGGCGACAAGTTCCGCCGCGTCGGCGCGCGGGCTGCGGCGCATGGGCGCAAGCTGCGCTTCGGCACACGGCTGCAGATCATCGTCCGCGATACGGAGGAGGAAGCCTGGGCCCACGCGCAGTGGATCCTCGACCAGACTTCGCATGAGACGGCAGTGCGGCTGGCTTCGCGGCACCTCGGTCCGAAGGGGCTCGATGAAGAGGTGGTCAGCGACGATCCGCTGGTCCATCGCCGCATCGCCGCGCTGCGCGCAGGCAAGCTGCCCGCGCTGCGCGACCTCGAGGTCTATCCCAACGTGTGGGTCGGGCCGAGCCCGTTCGGCTTCGACATCCTGCATCCGTGGGCAGGCACCTGGATCGTCGGCAGCACCGAGCAGGTGGCAGAGCGCTTGAAGGAGTTCCACGCGCAAGGCACGGAGGCGTTCATCCTCTCCGGCTGGCCGCTGGTGCCGGAAGCGCAACGCATCGCGCGGACGCTGCTGCCGCTGCTGGATCTGGAACACGGCTTCGATGTGCCGGCGTTCGATGAGAACGATCCCGTCCACGCGGAACTGGCGACCACCGTGCCGCCATATGCGACTCACACCGGTGCGAGCAAGAAAGACGCTGCATGA
- a CDS encoding TonB-dependent siderophore receptor, translating into MKTAIRRSTSPSRFLPITAVGMACGLLCANGAVAQTVASASSAPSEAASPEPAGGGSRAQRIESVSINGKRAGSVLPDRPSGSVDGLDAAVVDVPRSVFQIDEQQLRREPLRNADDLVRYAPGITRNGGQNVSIAPLIRGQASELFQDGQRTYNVRHPFNTNAFEGVDIVAGPPSQVFGPSSRSGGYANYLAKKPDFSTQRTTLSGSYGSWSTSKLTLDTTGPISDTLAYRVSLTPQRADDYYDGVSNNYNAFYGALAWKPTSKVRVDWNLAYDDYYDFNVIHGWNRATQQSVDSGQYWGGRATPIVAQTVGSATRYYSPVYASGAYNSAITGWVERTPNAKNQFIAGPLLTGAQLPSFLTSATNPGTVRGWVYDPTTPGNGATSISRSDFSNPNDKNTAKRATSQLRVVAELSPSWSLANSTLFQYSKDTGDSVGSFFTQFSDHLLDNRTELRGRNHFELGGVGIDLQSNTGVSLRRESFTTLAANNSFFTAPYDLTAPLGLKTPATIYGLPVPAGSGSWIGTAGVPQQTSFGYLNLPRMYPVANGLYAEAGGSATVGGATYTARGDWTNTGVFTQLNTLVDGRFGLNVGVSATKVNAHIENPLAATAAQVASDDRSTWLPAAQVNLLWKPTEQSTIYATVDRSYAINTGGFADVLTWGANNQLNPLAFRSLSNLREFGAKADLIPGRLFASLAYYKAERDLSPAPDGSIARLRIHGTEAAIRAQLSNQLSAGLNASAINARYDFVSFGSGGFFSPWGFVADNATVFGDGNVLNKRPAPGSLQAPGIPKHSASGFVDYQLENGLGTQLSAWWTSAWYTSITQTVKVPSEHAFDWTLYYRQPRYEISLTVRNLTNEKNYSAGLTGTTNEFLVPSPSRSAQVSVVYHF; encoded by the coding sequence ATGAAGACAGCCATCCGCCGCTCCACGTCGCCTTCCCGCTTCCTGCCGATCACCGCCGTCGGCATGGCCTGTGGACTGCTGTGCGCGAACGGCGCTGTCGCACAGACGGTGGCCTCGGCATCGTCCGCCCCCTCCGAAGCAGCCTCGCCCGAACCCGCGGGCGGCGGCTCGCGCGCGCAGCGCATCGAGTCCGTGAGCATCAACGGCAAGCGTGCCGGCTCGGTGCTGCCCGACCGGCCCAGCGGCTCCGTCGACGGCCTCGACGCCGCCGTCGTCGACGTGCCGCGTTCGGTCTTCCAGATCGACGAGCAGCAGCTCCGCCGCGAGCCGCTGCGCAACGCCGACGACCTCGTCCGCTACGCGCCGGGCATCACCCGCAACGGCGGCCAGAACGTTTCGATCGCGCCGCTGATCCGCGGTCAGGCCTCGGAACTCTTCCAGGACGGCCAGCGGACCTACAACGTCCGCCACCCGTTCAACACCAACGCCTTCGAAGGCGTCGACATCGTCGCCGGCCCGCCCTCGCAGGTCTTCGGCCCGAGCAGCCGCAGCGGCGGCTACGCCAACTACCTCGCCAAGAAGCCGGACTTCAGCACCCAGCGCACCACCCTCAGCGGCAGCTATGGCAGCTGGAGCACCAGCAAGCTGACGCTGGACACCACCGGCCCGATCAGCGACACCCTCGCCTACCGCGTCAGCCTCACGCCGCAGCGCGCCGACGACTACTACGACGGCGTCAGCAACAACTACAACGCGTTCTACGGCGCGCTCGCGTGGAAGCCGACCAGCAAGGTCCGCGTCGACTGGAACCTCGCGTACGACGACTACTACGACTTCAATGTGATCCACGGCTGGAACCGCGCGACGCAGCAGTCCGTCGACAGCGGCCAGTACTGGGGCGGCCGTGCGACGCCCATCGTCGCGCAGACCGTCGGCTCGGCCACGCGCTACTACTCGCCGGTCTACGCCTCCGGCGCCTACAACAGCGCGATCACCGGCTGGGTCGAACGCACGCCCAACGCGAAGAACCAGTTCATCGCCGGCCCGCTGCTCACCGGCGCGCAGCTGCCGTCCTTCCTGACCAGCGCCACCAACCCCGGCACCGTCCGTGGCTGGGTCTACGACCCGACGACACCAGGGAACGGGGCGACCTCGATCTCCCGCTCCGACTTCTCCAACCCCAACGACAAGAACACCGCCAAGCGCGCGACCTCGCAGCTGCGCGTCGTGGCCGAGCTGTCCCCGTCCTGGTCGCTGGCCAACAGCACGCTGTTCCAGTACTCGAAGGACACCGGCGACTCGGTCGGCAGCTTCTTCACGCAGTTCAGCGACCACTTGCTGGACAACCGCACCGAGCTACGTGGACGAAACCACTTCGAACTGGGCGGCGTCGGCATCGACCTGCAGAGCAACACCGGTGTGTCGCTGCGGCGCGAGAGCTTCACGACGCTCGCGGCCAACAACAGCTTCTTCACCGCGCCTTATGACCTGACGGCGCCGCTCGGCCTCAAGACGCCGGCCACCATCTACGGCCTGCCGGTGCCCGCGGGATCGGGCTCGTGGATCGGGACGGCGGGCGTGCCGCAGCAGACGTCCTTCGGCTACCTCAACCTGCCGAGGATGTACCCGGTCGCGAACGGGCTCTATGCCGAGGCGGGCGGTTCCGCCACCGTCGGCGGCGCGACCTACACGGCGCGCGGCGACTGGACCAACACGGGCGTCTTCACGCAGCTCAACACGCTGGTCGACGGCCGCTTCGGCCTGAACGTCGGCGTGAGCGCGACCAAAGTCAACGCGCACATCGAGAACCCGCTCGCCGCCACGGCCGCGCAGGTCGCGTCCGACGACCGATCGACCTGGCTGCCCGCCGCGCAGGTCAACCTGCTGTGGAAGCCCACCGAGCAGAGCACGATCTACGCGACCGTCGACCGCTCCTACGCGATCAACACCGGCGGCTTCGCGGACGTGCTGACCTGGGGCGCGAACAACCAGCTCAATCCGCTGGCCTTCCGCAGCCTGTCCAACCTTCGTGAGTTCGGAGCCAAGGCGGACCTGATCCCCGGCCGGCTCTTCGCCTCGCTCGCGTACTACAAGGCCGAGCGCGACCTCTCGCCCGCGCCGGACGGCTCCATCGCGCGGCTGCGCATCCACGGCACCGAGGCCGCGATCCGCGCGCAGCTGTCGAATCAGCTGTCCGCCGGCCTCAACGCCAGCGCGATCAACGCGCGCTACGACTTCGTCAGCTTCGGCTCGGGCGGCTTCTTCTCGCCGTGGGGCTTCGTCGCCGACAACGCCACCGTGTTCGGCGACGGCAACGTGCTCAACAAACGCCCCGCGCCGGGATCGCTGCAGGCACCGGGCATTCCGAAGCACTCGGCTTCCGGTTTCGTCGACTACCAGCTCGAGAACGGTCTGGGCACGCAGCTCTCGGCCTGGTGGACCAGCGCCTGGTACACGAGCATCACGCAGACGGTGAAGGTGCCTAGCGAGCATGCCTTCGACTGGACGCTGTACTACCGCCAGCCGCGCTACGAGATCAGCCTCACGGTCCGCAACCTGACCAACGAGAAGAACTACAGCGCCGGACTCACCGGCACGACCAACGAGTTCCTGGTGCCCAGCCCCTCGCGCAGCGCGCAGGTCAGCGTCGTTTATCACTTCTGA
- a CDS encoding ABC transporter substrate-binding protein — translation MDDNELSRRQLLARAIALGGWSGVGAIGLSGCGDARPGGAGTASASANAGGNAAANATTGTAANAPAITASGPTGAPRRGGRLRLGVIDGSQAGNLDAHKPTAGASTLRGFALYSKLWEWSPDMAPELALAESAEVSPDAKTWTIRLRKGLEFHHGKTISADDVIFSIRRLTDPQLASPYAGLVSVVDRDALKKLDDRTVRLTFRENRGYVPLADAWVNFGGIVPTDYDPTKPVGAGPFKLKEFIPGQRSLFTRFENYFKPGRPYPDELEIIDFKDQTSRLQALQNGQVDVVNAISPEQLPLLGQSSGLRTVISETNYWQSFDMNVELAPFNDVRVRQAFRLIADRQALVDRALNGQGRIANDLYAPQDPTFDHSIPQRRQDLAQARALLAAAGHSSLSVELVTTAAGARAALVFAEQAKQAGVRIDVKQVDAATFAGPRRTSWPLSTGGSLGHAWLVSALHADGPQAVVNKTRFRDARFTELVTAAMQQPDPVKRAPLVHEAQRIQYERGSLLIWGFANTLDAASTRVGGLEPEHTHFPTWRFDKLWLA, via the coding sequence ATGGACGACAACGAACTGTCACGTCGCCAACTGCTTGCCCGCGCGATCGCGCTGGGCGGCTGGTCCGGCGTCGGCGCCATCGGGCTGAGCGGCTGCGGCGACGCGCGCCCGGGCGGCGCGGGAACCGCGTCGGCCTCCGCCAACGCAGGCGGCAATGCAGCAGCCAACGCGACCACGGGCACGGCGGCAAACGCGCCCGCAATCACCGCCTCCGGCCCGACCGGCGCGCCGCGTCGCGGCGGCCGCCTGCGCCTGGGCGTCATCGACGGCAGCCAGGCCGGCAACCTCGACGCGCACAAGCCGACCGCGGGCGCCTCGACGCTGCGCGGCTTCGCGCTCTACAGCAAGCTGTGGGAGTGGAGCCCCGACATGGCGCCGGAGCTGGCGCTCGCGGAATCCGCCGAGGTCTCTCCCGATGCGAAGACCTGGACCATCCGGCTGCGCAAGGGCCTAGAGTTCCACCACGGCAAGACGATCTCCGCCGACGACGTGATCTTCTCGATCCGCCGGCTGACCGACCCGCAGCTGGCCTCGCCGTACGCCGGCCTGGTGTCGGTCGTCGACCGCGACGCGCTGAAGAAGCTCGACGACCGCACCGTGCGCCTCACCTTCCGCGAGAACCGCGGCTACGTGCCGCTGGCCGACGCGTGGGTCAACTTCGGCGGCATCGTGCCGACCGACTACGACCCGACGAAGCCGGTGGGCGCGGGGCCGTTCAAGCTCAAGGAGTTCATCCCTGGCCAGCGCTCGCTGTTCACGCGCTTCGAGAACTACTTCAAGCCCGGCCGACCGTATCCGGACGAGCTGGAGATCATCGACTTCAAGGACCAGACCTCGCGCCTGCAGGCGCTGCAGAACGGCCAGGTCGACGTGGTCAACGCGATCTCGCCGGAGCAGCTCCCTCTGCTGGGCCAGTCGTCGGGGCTGCGCACGGTGATCTCGGAGACGAATTACTGGCAGTCCTTCGACATGAATGTCGAACTCGCGCCGTTCAACGACGTGCGCGTGCGCCAGGCCTTCCGGCTGATCGCCGACCGGCAGGCGCTGGTGGACCGCGCGCTCAACGGCCAGGGGCGCATCGCCAACGACCTGTACGCGCCGCAGGATCCGACCTTCGACCATTCGATCCCGCAACGCCGGCAAGACTTGGCACAGGCTCGGGCGCTGCTGGCTGCGGCGGGGCATTCCTCGCTCAGCGTCGAGCTGGTGACGACGGCCGCCGGCGCGCGCGCCGCGCTGGTCTTCGCCGAGCAGGCCAAGCAGGCTGGCGTGCGCATCGACGTCAAGCAGGTCGACGCCGCCACCTTCGCCGGACCGCGTCGCACCAGCTGGCCGCTGAGCACGGGCGGCTCGCTGGGCCACGCGTGGCTGGTGTCCGCGCTGCACGCGGACGGCCCGCAGGCGGTGGTCAACAAGACGCGCTTCCGCGATGCGCGCTTCACCGAGCTGGTCACCGCCGCAATGCAGCAGCCCGATCCCGTCAAGCGCGCACCGCTGGTGCATGAGGCGCAGCGCATCCAGTACGAGCGCGGCAGCCTGCTCATCTGGGGCTTCGCCAACACGCTGGACGCGGCGAGCACGCGCGTCGGCGGGCTGGAGCCTGAGCACACGCACTTCCCCACCTGGCGCTTCGACAAGCTGTGGCTGGCATGA
- a CDS encoding NAD(P)H-dependent oxidoreductase encodes MTRIVALSGSLSRPSRTRALVTAIAERIADGRPAGTDARIDIVDIAELASSLAGVTSFERLPAPVAAAQDLLTQADVVVLGSPVYKGSYSGLFKHFIDLLDPTRLRGKVAVLAATGGSDRHALVLEHQWRPLASFLELHTVPAGVYVRDSEFEQYQLAADRVASQARIELAAAQARALLGWPLVSATTVALAA; translated from the coding sequence ATGACCCGCATCGTCGCCCTCAGCGGCAGCCTGAGCCGCCCCTCGCGCACCCGCGCGCTCGTCACCGCGATCGCCGAGCGCATCGCCGACGGCCGACCGGCCGGCACCGACGCCCGCATCGACATCGTCGACATCGCCGAGCTCGCCTCCTCGCTGGCCGGCGTCACCAGCTTCGAGCGCCTGCCCGCGCCGGTGGCCGCGGCGCAGGACCTGCTGACGCAGGCGGACGTCGTCGTGCTCGGCTCGCCGGTCTACAAGGGCTCGTACAGCGGGCTGTTCAAACACTTCATCGACCTGCTCGATCCGACGCGGCTGCGCGGTAAGGTGGCGGTGCTCGCCGCCACCGGCGGCAGCGACCGCCACGCGCTGGTGCTGGAGCACCAGTGGCGGCCGCTCGCCAGCTTCCTGGAACTGCACACCGTGCCGGCCGGCGTCTACGTGCGCGACAGCGAGTTCGAGCAGTACCAGCTCGCCGCCGACCGCGTCGCCAGCCAGGCGCGCATCGAGCTGGCCGCCGCGCAGGCGCGCGCGCTGCTCGGTTGGCCGCTCGTCAGCGCGACCACCGTCGCGCTCGCCGCCTGA
- a CDS encoding class II aldolase/adducin family protein — protein MPAFSTYAYSCAWIQANEQAPAERNRMSTVIEPSTAVSTNANANALDTPPPLSAAAQEFVAQVKQQAAVIFEAYRETGTITAFGTVGFIERIPGEDKLVSVNYPGPFDRNKPLTATVTGFDGTVYVGAAAKAGQGRYTKLFIEHPEITTISHVHAPYLGAWAQTHRTLPIRYVPVQRHQLFRELPVYIDRRQQEVDFILDRLRDNPHVSAILEANGGATVWGRKGLRDTAEFILLLEEGAQIQALAEALGGSRDLGPGVLKQQWKMGKLYERAQELHLLRDTDL, from the coding sequence GTGCCCGCCTTCTCCACCTACGCCTATTCCTGCGCCTGGATCCAGGCCAATGAACAGGCCCCTGCCGAAAGGAACCGCATGTCCACCGTCATCGAACCTTCGACCGCCGTCTCCACCAATGCAAACGCCAACGCCCTCGACACCCCGCCGCCGCTGAGCGCCGCGGCGCAGGAGTTCGTCGCCCAGGTGAAGCAGCAGGCCGCCGTCATCTTCGAGGCCTACCGCGAGACCGGCACGATCACCGCCTTCGGCACGGTCGGTTTCATCGAGCGCATCCCGGGCGAGGACAAGCTCGTCTCAGTCAACTATCCCGGCCCGTTCGACCGGAACAAGCCGCTGACCGCCACGGTGACGGGCTTCGACGGCACCGTCTACGTCGGCGCGGCCGCCAAGGCCGGCCAGGGCCGCTACACCAAGCTGTTCATCGAGCATCCGGAGATCACGACCATCTCGCACGTGCACGCGCCCTACCTCGGCGCGTGGGCGCAGACGCACCGCACCCTGCCGATCCGCTACGTGCCGGTGCAGCGCCACCAGCTCTTCCGCGAGCTGCCGGTCTACATCGACCGCCGCCAGCAGGAGGTCGACTTCATCCTCGACCGCCTGCGCGACAACCCGCATGTCTCCGCGATCCTGGAGGCCAACGGCGGCGCCACTGTCTGGGGCCGCAAGGGCCTGCGCGACACGGCGGAGTTCATCCTGCTGCTGGAGGAAGGCGCGCAGATCCAGGCGCTGGCCGAGGCGCTGGGCGGTTCGCGCGACCTCGGTCCCGGCGTGCTGAAGCAGCAGTGGAAGATGGGCAAGCTCTATGAGCGCGCCCAGGAACTGCATCTGCTGCGCGATACCGACCTGTGA
- a CDS encoding sigma-54-dependent Fis family transcriptional regulator, translating to MPPSDANDTGLLTLDSASAGPLSIRARSLAFVDPASQAVLQLIERVAPSGAPVMIGGDSGTGKELIARHIHTLSGRTGPFLAINCGAITEHLAESELFGHEAGAFTGAQGRREGWFEAAHRGTLFLDEIGDLPLSLQVKLLRVLQEREVVRLGSRKPIPVDVRLVTATNVDLGEAVSAGHFRLDLFYRLNIVQVRLPPLRERLGDIGPLARHFLSIYSKRLGLPEPRLGDAALRALEAYDWPGNIRELENVIHFALLVASEQEIRPEHLKLAGQPTRRHAVAEPSSSGPPGAPIAAAPQAPQSPPPSTPQGAGFHAASAAATEPPPALLRRAVQALLESPPKSLFNDVERLLVEESYRVSGRNQVRAGALLGVSRNVMRTLLKRHGLIGDGTSPEDAEEADEAETSDDHVLTHGQGQAEEA from the coding sequence ATGCCACCCAGCGACGCCAACGACACCGGGCTGTTGACCCTGGACAGCGCCTCGGCCGGCCCGTTGTCGATCCGGGCGCGCTCGCTGGCCTTCGTGGATCCGGCGTCGCAGGCGGTGCTGCAGCTGATCGAGCGGGTCGCGCCCAGCGGCGCGCCGGTGATGATCGGCGGGGACTCGGGGACGGGCAAGGAGCTGATCGCGCGGCACATCCACACGCTGAGCGGTCGCACCGGGCCCTTCCTGGCGATCAACTGCGGCGCGATCACGGAGCACCTGGCGGAGAGCGAGCTCTTCGGCCACGAGGCGGGCGCCTTCACCGGCGCGCAGGGCCGGCGCGAGGGCTGGTTCGAAGCGGCGCACCGCGGCACGCTGTTCCTCGACGAAATCGGCGACCTGCCGCTCTCGCTGCAGGTCAAGCTGCTGCGCGTGCTGCAGGAACGCGAGGTGGTGCGGCTCGGCTCGCGCAAGCCGATCCCGGTCGATGTCCGGCTGGTCACGGCGACCAACGTCGACCTGGGCGAGGCGGTCTCGGCGGGGCACTTCCGGCTCGACCTCTTCTACCGGCTCAACATCGTCCAGGTGCGGCTGCCGCCGCTGCGCGAGCGCCTGGGCGACATCGGTCCGCTGGCGCGCCACTTCCTCTCGATCTACAGCAAGCGGCTCGGGCTGCCCGAACCGCGGCTGGGCGACGCGGCCCTGCGCGCGTTGGAGGCGTACGACTGGCCGGGCAACATCCGCGAGCTGGAGAACGTCATCCACTTCGCGCTGCTGGTCGCGTCAGAGCAGGAGATCAGGCCCGAGCATCTGAAGCTGGCGGGTCAGCCGACACGGCGGCATGCGGTCGCGGAGCCTTCGTCATCGGGACCGCCGGGCGCGCCCATCGCCGCGGCGCCGCAGGCGCCACAGTCGCCTCCCCCGTCGACGCCGCAGGGCGCGGGCTTCCACGCGGCGTCCGCCGCTGCGACGGAGCCGCCACCCGCGCTGCTGCGTCGCGCCGTCCAGGCGTTGCTCGAATCACCGCCCAAGTCGCTCTTCAACGACGTGGAGCGCCTGCTCGTCGAGGAGAGCTACCGCGTCAGCGGTCGCAACCAGGTGCGGGCCGGCGCGCTGCTGGGCGTGTCGCGCAATGTCATGCGCACGCTGCTGAAGCGGCATGGATTGATCGGGGACGGCACGAGCCCCGAGGACGCGGAAGAGGCGGACGAGGCGGAGACCTCCGACGACCACGTGCTCACCCACGGACAGGGTCAGGCAGAGGAAGCCTGA
- a CDS encoding ABC transporter substrate-binding protein — MSPVPDILWYTRTPNPTPLGLASQLGWFHDEFRADGIKIFTLEETPDPVLRQSRNDHHLPNSFRQGGNVPAIWARSQGAESRVIGLNWLDEYQGIVSAPGSGVIEPRDLRGRRIGLPLYSNRIESRRSEALHGFLVALDLAGLSLSQVEVVDVPVEPSGGPGASPAIHTGATSPDSQLLSSQNEYELLVAALQRGDVDAIYLKGDRGLELTHETGAHVVFDISRDPDPLVRAHNGTPRPITVHQSLLDNHPEIVARFLARIVAVSDWAAKHPYETLAYISRETGGKVPWVKRAYGDDLPRRQTTDLADTAVAALEVQKKFLLKWGFIQTDFDIGAWIDPAPLEAARRLLSEAAVQAL, encoded by the coding sequence ATGAGCCCTGTGCCCGACATCCTGTGGTACACCCGCACGCCCAATCCGACGCCGCTCGGACTGGCGTCCCAGCTCGGCTGGTTCCACGACGAATTCCGCGCCGACGGCATCAAGATCTTCACGCTGGAGGAGACGCCGGACCCGGTGCTGCGCCAGTCGCGCAACGATCATCACCTGCCCAACTCCTTCCGCCAGGGCGGCAACGTGCCGGCGATCTGGGCGCGCTCGCAGGGCGCGGAGAGTCGCGTCATCGGGCTGAACTGGCTCGATGAATACCAGGGCATCGTGAGCGCGCCCGGCAGCGGCGTGATCGAGCCGCGCGACCTGCGCGGTCGTCGAATCGGCCTGCCTCTGTACAGCAACCGGATCGAGAGCCGGCGCTCGGAGGCGCTGCATGGGTTCCTCGTGGCGCTGGATCTGGCGGGGTTGTCGCTGAGTCAGGTGGAGGTCGTCGACGTGCCCGTCGAGCCTTCCGGTGGGCCTGGCGCGAGTCCGGCGATCCATACCGGCGCGACCAGTCCGGACTCGCAATTGCTGAGCTCGCAGAACGAATACGAGCTGCTGGTCGCGGCGCTGCAGCGCGGCGATGTGGACGCGATCTACTTGAAGGGGGATCGCGGCCTCGAGCTCACGCATGAGACGGGGGCGCACGTGGTCTTCGACATCAGCCGCGATCCGGATCCGCTGGTGCGCGCGCACAACGGGACGCCCCGGCCGATCACGGTGCATCAGTCGCTGCTGGACAACCATCCGGAGATCGTCGCGCGATTCCTGGCGCGCATCGTCGCGGTGAGCGACTGGGCGGCGAAGCATCCGTATGAAACGCTGGCGTACATCAGCCGTGAGACCGGCGGGAAGGTGCCGTGGGTGAAGCGCGCCTATGGTGACGACCTGCCGCGGCGGCAGACGACCGACCTCGCGGATACGGCCGTCGCGGCGCTGGAAGTGCAGAAGAAGTTCCTGCTGAAGTGGGGCTTCATCCAGACGGACTTCGACATCGGCGCGTGGATCGATCCGGCGCCGTTGGAGGCGGCTCGCCGGCTCCTGAGCGAGGCGGCGGTGCAGGCGCTGTAG